In one window of Henckelia pumila isolate YLH828 chromosome 1, ASM3356847v2, whole genome shotgun sequence DNA:
- the LOC140874716 gene encoding xyloglucan 6-xylosyltransferase 1-like has protein sequence MLNKLVFQRRARQFRRLLRNGKLTLICLALTVVVLRGNIGAGRFGTPEKDLDEIRETFSYIRKHAEPRRALVEPSKRQRKPSSGTKNGSKNYADFDVKKILKDEDDGVEEFKRDLTQPYSLGPKIDNWDQMRDQWLKNHPNLHNFIAEKKPRVFLVTGSSPKPCENPVGDHYLLKSIKNKLDYCRLHGIEVFYNMALLDAEMAGFWAKLPLIRKLLLSHPEVEFLWWMDSDAMFTDMAFEVPWERYKYHNLVMHGWDEMVYDQKNWVGLNTGSFLLRNCQWSLDILDTLAPMGPKGKVRKEAGKLLTRELKDRPVFEADDQSAMVYILATQKDKWGDKVYLENTYYLHGYWGILVDKYEEMIQKYHPGLGDDRWPLVTHFVGCKPCAKFGDYPVERCLKQMDRAFNFGDDQILQIYGFSHKSLASRGVKRIWNETGNPLEERGDLGLLHLHPKL, from the coding sequence ATGTTGAATAAGTTGGTATTCCAGCGGCGAGCGCGCCAATTTCGGCGGCTTCTTCGCAATGGCAAGCTCACGCTCATATGTCTCGCCCTCACCGTCGTGGTTTTGCGTGGGAATATTGGCGCCGGAAGATTCGGCACACCGGAGAAAGATCTCGACGAGATTCGGGAAACCTTCTCGTACATACGCAAGCACGCCGAGCCTCGTCGTGCTTTGGTAGAGCCTTCGAAGCGGCAGCGAAAACCCAGCAGTGGTACGAAAAATGGCAGCAAGAACTATGCCGACTTTGATGTGAAGAAGATTTTGAAAGATGAGGATGATGGGGTTGAGGAATTCAAGCGTGATTTGACTCAACCTTATAGTTTGGGTCCAAAGATTGATAATTGGGATCAAATGAGAGACCAATGGTTAAAGAATCATCCGAATCTCCATAATTTCATTGCAGAAAAGAAGCCCAGGGTTTTCTTGGTGACCGGGTCCTCCCCGAAGCCATGCGAGAATCCGGTGGGGGATCATTACTTGCTGAAGTCGATCAAGAATAAGCTTGATTACTGTAGGCTTCATGGGATTGAGGTATTTTACAATATGGCCTTGCTTGATGCAGAAATGGCGGGCTTTTGGGCAAAGCTGCCATTGATTCGAAAGCTTTTGTTGTCTCATCCGGAGGTGGAGTTCTTATGGTGGATGGATAGTGATGCTATGTTCACAGATATGGCCTTTGAGGTgccgtgggaaaggtacaagtATCATAATTTGGTGATGCACGGTTGGGACGAAATGGTGTATGATCAAAAGAACTGGGTCGGTTTGAACACAGGGAGTTTTTTGTTGAGGAATTGTCAATGGTCTTTAGATattcttgatacattggcaccAATGGGGCCAAAAGGAAAGGTTAGGAAAGAAGCCGGGAAGCTTTTAACTCGGGAGCTAAAGGATAGGCCGGTTTTCGAGGCCGACGATCAGTCTGCTATGGTGTATATATTGGCAACACAAAAGGATAAGTGGGGTGATAAAGTTTATCTCGAGAACACTTATTATCTGCATGGTTATTGGGGCATTTTGGTGGATAAGTATGAGGAAATGATTCAGAAATATCACCCGGGTCTTGGCGATGATCGTTGGCCGCTTGTTACTCACTTTGTGGGTTGCAAGCCTTGTGCAAAGTTCGGGGATTATCCAGTTGAAAGATGCTTGAAACAGATGGATCGTGCATTCAATTTTGGAGATGACCAAATCCTACAAATATATGGTTTCTCTCATAAATCACTAGCCAGTCGCGGGGTGAAAAGGATATGGAATGAAACCGGCAATCCTTTGGAAGAAAGAGGTGATCTTGGGTTGCTTCACTTGCATCCCAAGctgtaa